From Saccharothrix espanaensis DSM 44229, the proteins below share one genomic window:
- a CDS encoding lasso peptide biosynthesis B2 protein, protein MRQPTVVHVPCHVHAAAAASGATFLLDGRSGQWHVLNATATALWRELGRLGDVEHVIGTAAAQYAQPTADVFRADARHVVGDMLARGLIAPGVGASRPPMTSPERPEGILNAGWAQRAPSVREHAGLLIALVLLRLPFHLTTRLIELLLGRWCSRAATVAEAVSTVAAVDAAADRHFGRVACLERSLGAVVTAALSRQRMRWVIGAAEDPVRFHAWVEVDGLMVDRSPEWTAVGFVKVLTL, encoded by the coding sequence GTGAGGCAGCCCACCGTGGTGCACGTTCCCTGCCACGTCCACGCCGCCGCGGCGGCCAGCGGGGCGACGTTCCTGCTGGACGGCAGATCGGGGCAGTGGCACGTGCTGAACGCGACCGCGACGGCGCTGTGGCGGGAACTCGGCCGCCTCGGCGACGTCGAGCACGTCATCGGCACCGCAGCCGCGCAGTACGCGCAGCCCACCGCCGACGTGTTCCGGGCCGACGCCCGACACGTGGTCGGGGACATGCTGGCGCGAGGACTGATCGCGCCGGGCGTGGGTGCGTCACGACCGCCGATGACCTCGCCGGAACGCCCCGAAGGCATCCTGAACGCCGGCTGGGCGCAACGGGCACCCTCGGTCCGTGAGCACGCGGGTCTGCTGATCGCCCTGGTGTTGCTGCGCCTGCCGTTCCACCTCACGACCCGTCTGATCGAGCTGCTGTTGGGCCGCTGGTGCTCGCGCGCCGCGACGGTCGCGGAGGCGGTGTCGACGGTCGCGGCGGTCGACGCGGCGGCGGATCGACACTTCGGGCGGGTGGCGTGCTTGGAACGTTCGCTGGGCGCGGTGGTCACCGCCGCCTTGTCCCGTCAGCGGATGCGGTGGGTCATCGGAGCCGCCGAAGATCCCGTGCGATTCCACGCGTGGGTGGAGGTCGACGGGCTGATGGTGGACCGGTCACCGGAGTGGACCGCGGTTGGCTTCGTCAAAGTTCTGACGCTGTGA
- a CDS encoding asparagine synthase-related protein: MTSLSANPQAPTGTTPRAPGFLGSYPADRTLAAAGSASGVWPDLPALIAWGPWRSGEFRSARCPAGRVLVVGDCLADDTRLHTDLAAALRANRPELVTRWPGSYLAVVVTDRELVAFTDLAGQHPLYFHADDGGVVFGTSPLRTAEAAGIGTNPDPLVVAADIFCSSVPSLTVNRTALAGLHRLDAGEALRVSSTGSVTRWAYAPPTPDPTMSAEDCATGLREALDVAVAARMARGGSVSADFSGGLDSTSIAFLAARHRREPLPVFAYHHPDAPADDLSHALHNARLSRHLRLEVVRGTGDTLAYQNLAAAACDELPDFATTVRERNRLRLRHVAATGGRVHLGGEGADALVVAPPSYLGDLAGTGQVGRLLADTRSWAKLRNDSPGRVLTRAVRLSRTPMRGALLDLAQRLRRGDARHPDWVDAISWWPAPGLETGWLSSAARRMLADFVHAHAGRHPDTAGPGVADFTAWHDLRRSGAVQRQLGELARPFGVWPQAPFLDNDVIRACTALPAHRRASGTEFKPLLRTALRERVPADALRRRTKGNYLGEDYRGVRAAAPTIRAMLRDSRLADLGLIEPRSVLASVERTLAGAGTPFPAFNRLIAYDLWLGAVG, translated from the coding sequence GTGACCTCCCTGTCCGCGAACCCCCAGGCCCCCACGGGAACGACACCCCGGGCACCTGGGTTCCTCGGCAGCTACCCGGCGGACCGCACGCTCGCGGCGGCCGGGAGCGCCTCCGGGGTGTGGCCGGATCTACCCGCGCTGATCGCCTGGGGCCCGTGGCGGTCCGGCGAGTTCCGCTCGGCCCGGTGCCCGGCGGGCCGGGTCTTGGTCGTCGGCGACTGCCTGGCCGACGACACCCGCCTGCACACCGACCTGGCCGCCGCGCTGCGCGCGAACCGGCCGGAATTGGTGACGCGGTGGCCGGGCAGCTACCTCGCCGTGGTCGTCACCGACCGCGAACTGGTCGCGTTCACCGACTTGGCCGGGCAGCACCCGCTGTACTTCCACGCCGACGACGGCGGCGTCGTGTTCGGCACGAGCCCCCTGCGCACCGCCGAGGCCGCGGGCATCGGGACGAACCCGGACCCGTTGGTCGTCGCCGCGGACATCTTCTGCTCTTCTGTGCCGAGCCTCACCGTCAACCGGACGGCGCTCGCCGGGCTCCACCGGCTCGACGCGGGCGAGGCGCTGCGGGTGTCCTCGACCGGCTCGGTGACCAGGTGGGCCTACGCGCCGCCGACCCCGGACCCGACCATGTCCGCCGAGGACTGCGCCACCGGGCTCCGGGAAGCGCTGGACGTCGCGGTAGCCGCCCGGATGGCGCGTGGCGGGTCGGTCAGCGCGGACTTCAGCGGCGGTCTGGACTCGACGTCGATCGCGTTCCTGGCGGCGCGCCACCGTCGCGAGCCGCTGCCCGTCTTCGCCTACCACCACCCGGACGCGCCGGCCGACGACCTCAGCCACGCGCTGCACAACGCCAGGCTGAGCCGGCACCTGCGCCTGGAGGTCGTTCGCGGCACCGGCGACACGCTGGCGTACCAGAACCTGGCTGCCGCGGCGTGCGACGAACTGCCCGACTTCGCCACCACCGTGCGCGAGCGCAACCGCCTGCGCCTGCGCCACGTCGCGGCGACGGGCGGTCGCGTGCACCTGGGAGGCGAAGGCGCGGACGCCCTTGTCGTCGCACCGCCCTCCTACCTCGGCGACCTGGCCGGTACCGGTCAGGTGGGCCGGCTGCTGGCGGACACCCGCTCGTGGGCGAAGCTGCGCAACGACTCCCCGGGCAGGGTGCTGACGCGGGCGGTCCGGCTGTCCCGGACACCCATGCGGGGTGCCCTGCTCGACCTGGCCCAGCGGCTGCGACGCGGCGACGCCCGGCACCCGGACTGGGTGGACGCGATCTCGTGGTGGCCCGCGCCGGGGCTGGAGACCGGCTGGCTGTCCTCGGCGGCACGGCGGATGCTCGCCGACTTCGTGCACGCCCACGCCGGCCGGCACCCGGACACCGCCGGGCCGGGCGTCGCCGACTTCACCGCGTGGCACGACCTGCGCAGGTCGGGCGCGGTGCAGCGGCAGTTGGGCGAGTTGGCGCGCCCGTTCGGTGTCTGGCCGCAGGCTCCGTTCCTGGACAACGACGTGATTCGCGCGTGCACCGCGCTCCCGGCACATCGCCGCGCCTCGGGGACGGAGTTCAAACCGTTGCTGCGCACCGCGTTGCGGGAACGGGTGCCCGCCGACGCGCTGCGCCGACGCACCAAGGGCAACTACCTCGGCGAGGACTACCGGGGTGTCCGGGCGGCGGCGCCGACGATCCGCGCGATGCTCCGCGATAGCCGGCTGGCCGACCTGGGGCTGATCGAGCCGCGGTCGGTGCTCGCCTCGGTGGAGCGCACCCTGGCGGGTGCCGGGACGCCCTTCCCGGCGTTCAACCGCCTCATCGCCTACGACCTGTGGCTCGGAGCGGTCGGGTGA
- a CDS encoding lasso RiPP family leader peptide-containing protein: MRRIRARSTGGNDAANANSPADSGDAHYEPPVVIDIGDVRRVTLGSSSSGNADANSQYYW, from the coding sequence ATGCGACGGATCCGCGCGCGGTCGACCGGCGGAAATGACGCGGCGAATGCGAATTCACCGGCAGACTCGGGGGACGCGCACTACGAGCCCCCCGTCGTGATCGACATCGGCGACGTGCGGCGGGTCACCCTCGGCAGCTCGTCCAGCGGTAATGCGGACGCGAATTCCCAGTACTACTGGTAG
- a CDS encoding ROK family protein, producing MREARELLDAPVQGRESTLKRLIIEIMVKSDRQSQLSRRAGVSQGLVSAAIADLAKEGVVEVDAPGSGRARGKVRLSPMRGVAVGIDLGFNHISVAARPVDHPHDRIAARTESPGANVGLRRLLPEVLRLVREAVEETGQDIADVVSAGLAVPRMVDPRTGRFATPVLPPWEADDQPANELAVELGVPVVMDNDANLGALAEQTYTSEDAVEHVVYVKASTGVGIGIVVGANLVRGQRGMAGEIGHLTIDPDGEMCLCGGRGCLDTLVGAESLLAKVKQSQRGTARDVPTTLAALVLRARNGDAVCTRVLNDAGRVLGFALAQLCNLINPHRIVLGGELAEARSMVLDSCRQELTRFALSGAVAPTADFELRTSTLSPYAEAQGALILGLRSRSSN from the coding sequence ATGCGCGAGGCGCGTGAACTCCTGGACGCCCCCGTTCAAGGGCGCGAGTCGACCCTCAAGCGGCTGATCATCGAGATCATGGTGAAATCCGACCGGCAATCGCAGCTCTCCCGCCGGGCCGGCGTGTCGCAGGGGCTCGTCTCGGCGGCCATCGCGGACCTCGCCAAGGAGGGCGTCGTCGAAGTCGACGCGCCGGGCAGCGGCCGGGCCAGGGGCAAGGTGCGACTGAGCCCCATGCGCGGCGTGGCGGTCGGCATCGACCTCGGGTTCAACCACATCTCGGTGGCGGCCAGACCGGTGGACCACCCGCACGACCGCATCGCCGCCCGGACCGAGAGCCCGGGAGCCAACGTCGGCCTCCGCCGCCTGCTGCCCGAGGTGCTCCGGCTGGTCAGGGAAGCGGTCGAGGAGACCGGGCAGGACATCGCCGATGTCGTGTCGGCGGGCTTGGCGGTGCCGCGCATGGTGGACCCGCGGACCGGGCGGTTCGCCACGCCGGTCCTGCCGCCGTGGGAGGCGGACGACCAGCCCGCGAACGAGCTCGCGGTCGAACTGGGCGTGCCGGTGGTGATGGACAACGACGCCAACCTCGGCGCGCTGGCGGAGCAGACCTACACCTCGGAAGACGCGGTGGAGCACGTCGTGTACGTGAAGGCGTCGACCGGCGTGGGCATCGGCATCGTCGTGGGGGCGAACCTGGTGCGCGGGCAGCGTGGCATGGCCGGGGAGATCGGTCACCTGACCATCGACCCGGACGGCGAGATGTGCCTGTGCGGCGGGCGGGGCTGCCTGGACACGCTGGTCGGCGCGGAGTCCTTGCTGGCCAAGGTGAAGCAGTCCCAACGGGGCACCGCCCGGGACGTTCCGACGACGCTGGCCGCGTTGGTCCTGCGGGCGCGCAACGGCGACGCGGTCTGCACCCGCGTGCTCAACGACGCCGGCCGCGTGCTGGGGTTCGCGCTCGCGCAACTGTGCAACCTGATCAATCCGCACCGGATCGTCCTCGGCGGCGAACTCGCGGAGGCCCGGTCCATGGTCCTCGACAGTTGTCGGCAGGAGCTGACCCGGTTCGCCCTGTCCGGCGCGGTGGCGCCGACGGCCGACTTCGAGCTGCGCACCAGCACGCTGAGCCCGTACGCGGAAGCGCAGGGCGCGCTGATCCTCGGCCTGCGGTCTCGGTCATCGAATTGA
- a CDS encoding maleylpyruvate isomerase family mycothiol-dependent enzyme → MSELVDRTITVLRSSHDDLDAMVAGLSEADLQRRSAAADWTVAQVFSHLGSGAELLSATLEEALTGAEPTETPEQVWARWNALPPREQAAGFRAADDELVRRFEALDAQARANLKIDLGFLGEPLDVAGVGALRLNEVALHGWDVRAAFDPAAVVASDAVEFLYRTLDLLIGMIGRPAELQGRQGVVEVVTTGPARTFWLDLRETAAITDAPATPVVGRLTLPAEAFLRLAAGRLAPERTPPGTILTSDSLSLDDLRRVFPGF, encoded by the coding sequence ATGAGCGAACTGGTCGACCGGACGATCACCGTCCTGCGCAGCAGCCACGACGACCTGGACGCCATGGTCGCCGGGTTGTCGGAGGCCGACCTGCAACGGCGGTCGGCCGCGGCGGACTGGACGGTCGCGCAGGTCTTCAGCCACCTGGGCAGCGGCGCGGAACTGCTGTCGGCGACGCTGGAGGAGGCGCTCACCGGTGCCGAACCCACCGAGACCCCCGAGCAGGTCTGGGCGCGGTGGAACGCGTTGCCGCCCCGGGAGCAGGCTGCCGGGTTCCGGGCGGCCGACGACGAGTTGGTGCGGCGCTTCGAGGCCTTGGACGCGCAGGCCCGCGCGAACCTGAAGATCGACCTCGGGTTCCTGGGCGAACCGCTGGACGTGGCGGGGGTCGGTGCGCTGCGGCTGAACGAGGTCGCACTGCACGGCTGGGACGTGCGGGCGGCGTTCGACCCGGCAGCGGTGGTGGCGTCGGACGCGGTCGAGTTCCTGTACCGGACGCTGGACCTGCTGATCGGGATGATCGGCAGGCCGGCGGAGTTGCAGGGGCGGCAGGGCGTCGTCGAGGTCGTGACGACCGGGCCGGCGCGCACGTTCTGGCTCGACCTGCGCGAGACCGCCGCGATCACCGACGCCCCGGCCACGCCGGTGGTGGGCAGGCTGACCCTGCCCGCCGAGGCGTTCCTCCGGCTGGCGGCCGGCCGGCTCGCACCGGAACGCACGCCGCCGGGGACGATCTTGACCAGCGACAGCCTGTCGCTGGACGATCTCCGTCGGGTGTTCCCCGGGTTCTGA
- a CDS encoding NADPH-dependent FMN reductase yields MSSKPLNLAVIIGSVREGRFGPVVANWLAEQATQHGQFQVELVDLADTDLPLVLGPEPPAIATTDQRPAAMAGLTAKLAAADAYLVVTPEYNHSFPASLKAAIDWHFAEWRAKPIGFASYGGQAGGLRAVEALRLVFAELHAVTVRDGVAFPNYWELFDEEGGLLDAGPVEEAAKTLLDQLVWWGEALRNAREAKPYLA; encoded by the coding sequence ATGTCGAGCAAGCCGCTCAACCTCGCCGTGATCATCGGCAGCGTGCGGGAGGGCCGGTTCGGCCCAGTCGTCGCGAACTGGCTGGCCGAGCAGGCCACCCAGCACGGCCAGTTCCAGGTCGAACTGGTCGACCTGGCCGACACCGACCTCCCGCTGGTCCTCGGCCCGGAGCCGCCCGCGATCGCCACCACCGACCAGCGGCCCGCCGCCATGGCCGGGCTGACCGCCAAGCTCGCCGCGGCCGACGCGTACCTCGTGGTGACCCCGGAGTACAACCACAGCTTCCCGGCCTCGTTGAAGGCCGCCATCGACTGGCACTTCGCCGAGTGGCGCGCCAAGCCGATCGGTTTCGCGTCCTACGGCGGCCAGGCGGGCGGTCTGCGCGCCGTCGAGGCGCTGCGCCTGGTCTTCGCCGAGCTGCACGCGGTCACGGTGCGCGACGGCGTGGCCTTCCCGAACTACTGGGAGCTGTTCGACGAGGAGGGCGGGCTGCTCGACGCGGGCCCCGTCGAGGAGGCCGCCAAGACCCTGCTCGACCAGTTGGTGTGGTGGGGCGAGGCGCTGCGCAACGCCCGAGAAGCCAAGCCATACTTGGCGTGA
- a CDS encoding cytochrome P450 — MTTTSPASTIDLYSDESVLEPYENYRVLRGQGPAVWLDQYGVWAVPRYREVYDALHDHETFSSASGVGLSDELNRVMAGGTIASDPPAHDDLRRVLGRQLTPKALRQHQEFVRAKAAKLVDELIERGSFDAVPHFAQWFPVSLVPDLLGWAESDHTKLLDWAAAGFNALGPMNERTLAGMPVLRSLWGYLDRIATERDLREGSWGANLAAAVDAGEIPAERLPTLLGDFLVPSLDTTVSALASTLWLFGTHPEQWDRVRADHSLIPNAFNEVVRLETPARGFCRLVTADHDLGGVTLPAGSRVFLLYASANRDELRWDDPDTFDAGRRDAAGHLAFGHGIHGCVGQGLARLEAHALLAELAAKVRRIEVAEPTWRRHNTIRGIAALPTTLHR; from the coding sequence GTGACCACCACAAGCCCCGCCTCCACGATCGACCTCTATTCCGACGAATCGGTGCTGGAGCCGTACGAGAACTACCGGGTGCTGCGCGGACAGGGCCCCGCCGTGTGGCTGGACCAGTACGGCGTGTGGGCCGTCCCCCGCTACCGCGAGGTCTACGACGCACTGCACGACCACGAGACGTTCTCCTCGGCATCCGGCGTCGGCCTGAGCGACGAGCTGAACCGGGTGATGGCCGGCGGCACCATCGCCAGTGATCCGCCCGCGCACGACGACCTGCGCAGGGTACTCGGCCGACAATTGACCCCGAAAGCACTGCGGCAACACCAGGAATTCGTCCGGGCGAAAGCGGCAAAGCTGGTCGACGAACTGATCGAGCGTGGCAGCTTCGACGCCGTTCCGCATTTCGCGCAGTGGTTCCCGGTTTCCCTGGTGCCCGATCTGCTGGGCTGGGCGGAAAGCGACCACACGAAACTGCTCGACTGGGCGGCGGCCGGGTTCAACGCGCTCGGCCCGATGAACGAGCGCACCCTGGCCGGGATGCCGGTGCTCCGGTCGCTGTGGGGGTACCTGGACCGGATCGCCACCGAGCGCGACCTGCGCGAGGGCAGCTGGGGCGCGAACCTGGCCGCCGCCGTCGACGCCGGGGAGATCCCCGCCGAGCGGCTGCCCACCCTGCTCGGCGACTTCCTGGTGCCGTCCCTGGACACCACGGTCAGCGCCCTGGCGAGCACGCTGTGGCTGTTCGGCACCCACCCCGAGCAGTGGGACCGGGTCCGCGCCGACCACTCGCTGATCCCGAACGCGTTCAACGAGGTCGTCCGCCTGGAGACCCCCGCACGCGGCTTCTGCCGGCTGGTGACGGCCGACCACGACCTGGGCGGGGTCACCCTGCCCGCCGGCTCGCGGGTGTTCCTGCTCTACGCCTCGGCCAACCGCGACGAGCTGCGCTGGGACGACCCGGACACCTTCGACGCCGGCCGGCGCGACGCGGCGGGCCACCTCGCCTTCGGCCACGGGATCCACGGCTGCGTCGGCCAAGGCCTGGCCCGGCTGGAGGCGCACGCGCTGCTCGCGGAACTGGCCGCGAAGGTGCGCCGGATCGAGGTCGCCGAGCCGACCTGGCGCAGGCACAACACCATCCGCGGCATCGCCGCGCTCCCGACCACCCTGCACCGCTGA
- a CDS encoding ferredoxin → MRLIVDRDRCEGHGVCEGAAPDLLKLDEHGDLVLLADGELPPDLRQQAADSVLICPVAALKLEG, encoded by the coding sequence ATGAGGCTGATCGTCGATCGCGACCGCTGCGAAGGGCACGGCGTGTGCGAGGGCGCCGCGCCCGACCTGCTGAAGCTGGACGAGCACGGCGACCTGGTCCTGCTGGCCGACGGGGAGCTCCCGCCGGACCTGCGGCAGCAGGCAGCCGACTCGGTGCTCATCTGCCCGGTCGCCGCCCTCAAGCTGGAAGGCTGA